The window GCGGTGACGCAGGCCATCTGCTCGGGCGTGAAAGGGATCCCGAGGAGCTCCTTGAGCTGCTCGGGGTCGGTGAGGACGGGCGGACGCGCGGACACGTAAAAAGGCTAGCCGCCCCCACCGACAGCCCCGACCGTCGTGGTCGCGCCGCCGGGCGCCTCCGCCGTCGTCCTGGTCACTCCACGGTCTGGCGGCCTTCCGGGCGGGCGGTGCACGAGCTGCGGAAGGAGCAGTGGTCGCAGTGCCGGCCCGCGGCGGGGGCGAAGCGCTCGTCCAGGACCCGGCCGGCGGCGGTGGCGAGGAGATCGCCGACCCATTCCCCGTCGAGGGGCTGCTGGGCCTGGATCTTCGGGACCGCGTCGCCGCCCTCCTTCTTGGGCGCGGCCTGGCGGAGCTGGACGAGCTCGGCGCCGCCGGACGCGGGGCGCAGGCCGTCGAAGACCTCGTCGACGGCGCCCTCGCGGACGGCGAGCTGGTAGACGGCGAGCTGGGGGTGCCGGTCGACCTCGGCCTTGGTGGGCGACGCCTTGCCGGTCTTGAAGTCGACGACGTACGCGCGCCCCTGCGGGTCCGCCTCGACCCGGTCCATGGAGCCCCGGATGCGGACGGCGACGTCGCCGGCTTCGAGCGTGACGTCGAACTCGTGCTCCGTGGCGACGGCCTCCCGGCCCCCGCGGTCGGTGGTGTGCCAGCGCAGGAAGCGCTCCAGGGCGGCGCGGGCGTTGTCCTTCTCCTGGCGGGACTTCCAGGGCGCGTCGAAGGCGAGCGCGTCCCAGACGGAGTCGAGGCGTTCCATGAGGACGGCCAGGTCGGCGGGGGTACGGCCGGAGGCGACCTCGTCGGCGAGGACGTGGACCACGTTGCCGAAGCCCTGGGCGGCGGTGGAGGGGGTGTCGGCCTTGACCTCGCGGCCGAGGAACCACTGCAGGGAGCAGGTGTTGGCGAGCTGTTCCAGGGCGCTGCCGGACAGGGCCACGGGCCGGTCCCGGTCGCGGAGCGGGACGCTGCTGCGGGTGGGCTCGTACAGGCCCCACCAGCGCTGCGGGTGCGCGGCGGGGACCAGCGGGCGGTCCTCGTCGTCGGTGAGCGCGGCGAGGCGGGCGAGGCGGCGGGCGGCCGCGTCGCGCAGGGCGGGCGAGGCGTCGGGGTCGACGGTGGTGGCGCGCAGCTCGGCGACGAGCGCGGGGACGGCGAGGGGGCGGCGGGGGCGGCCGGTGATGTCGCGCGGGGGGACGCCGAGCTCGGTGAGGAAGCGGGAGGGCTGGTCGCCGTCGTCGGCGGGGGCCTTGACGGCGGTGACGACGAGGCGGTCGCGGGCGCGGGTGGCCGCGACGTAGAAGAGCCGGCGTTCCTCGGCGAGGAGGGCGCCGGGGGTGAGGGGCTCGGCGAGGCCGTCGCGGCCGATGCGGTCGGCCTCCAGGAGGGAGCCGCGGCGGCGGAGGTCGGGCCACAGGCCCTCCTGGACGCCGGCGACGACGACGAGGGACCACTCCAGTCCCTTGGAGCGGTGGGCGGTCATCAGGCGGACGGCGTCGGAGCGGGTGGCGCGGGCCGTCAACGTGTCGGCGGCGATGTCCTCCGCCTCCAGTTGTTCGAGGAAGTTGAGCGCGCCGCTGCCGCCGGTGCGTTCCTCGGCGCGGGCGGCGGTGTCGAAGAGGGCGCAGACGGCGTCGAGGTCGCGGTCGGCGTTGCGGCCGGCGGCGCCGCCGCGGCGGGCGCTCCGCTCCAGGCGCTGGGGCCAGGGGGTGCCGTCCCAGAGGATCCACAGGGCCTCCTCGGCGGTGCCGCCGCCCTGGAGCAGCTCGCGGGCCTTGCGCAGGAGCAGGCCGAGGCGCTGGGCGCCACGGGCGTACGCCGGGTCGTGCGCGGTGAGGCGCTCCGGCTCGGCCAGGGCGCGGGCGAGCAGCACGTCGGAGGGCGCGGGGACCTTGACGCCCGCGGCGCGCTCCTCGTCGCGCAAGGCGCGGCCGAGCCGCCGCAGGTCGGCGGCGTCCATCCCGCCGAGGGGGGAGCCGAGCAGGGTGAGGGCCGCCTCGACGGTGATGCCTCCGGCAGGGTCGGCAGGATTCCCGGGCTCGGCCTCCGGACCGGGGTCGCCTGCGCCTGCGCCTGCGCCTGCGCCTGCGTCGGCGTCGGCGTCGGCGT of the Streptomyces sp. NBC_01294 genome contains:
- a CDS encoding ATP-dependent helicase, whose translation is MTSSSSDRTERRRTRTPDAYRLVRTGPERVDPPVLDAAQRAVVDHARGPLLVLAGPGTGKTTTLVEAVTARVEAGTDPARILILTFSRKAAVELRDRAALRLGGARAPQATTFHSFCYGLVRAHQDTDLFADPLRLLSGPEQDVMVRTLLEGQRRIRSVHSIRWPDDLRAALTTRGFADEVRAVLARARELGLGPQALASFADRIGRPDWKAAAAFLSEYLDVLDMQGTLDYAELLHRAVLLAERTPSLASAYDAIFVDEYQDTDASQLRLLKALTGPGGTLVAFGDPDQSIYAFRGADINNILDFESAFAGAAVTALTVGRRSGAALLAATRLLTTRMPLPRLPAAAVRAHRELRAAREGGRVEVFTYPTAGAELDNIADILRRAHLEDGVPWQDMAVLVRAGGRTLPAMRRALISAGVPAETDGTDTPLRHEPAVSPLLTALRITATAVTATAPETTAPETPAADPTADAEPDAAEAPTPAAGDAGLRAEPGVPDDPEGGRADGDVPAPGSAEAAPAAGLAEAGAADAGGGEAGELARVFGAGGRETSADADADADADADADADADADADADADADADADADADADADADADAGAGAGAGAGDPGPEAEPGNPADPAGGITVEAALTLLGSPLGGMDAADLRRLGRALRDEERAAGVKVPAPSDVLLARALAEPERLTAHDPAYARGAQRLGLLLRKARELLQGGGTAEEALWILWDGTPWPQRLERSARRGGAAGRNADRDLDAVCALFDTAARAEERTGGSGALNFLEQLEAEDIAADTLTARATRSDAVRLMTAHRSKGLEWSLVVVAGVQEGLWPDLRRRGSLLEADRIGRDGLAEPLTPGALLAEERRLFYVAATRARDRLVVTAVKAPADDGDQPSRFLTELGVPPRDITGRPRRPLAVPALVAELRATTVDPDASPALRDAAARRLARLAALTDDEDRPLVPAAHPQRWWGLYEPTRSSVPLRDRDRPVALSGSALEQLANTCSLQWFLGREVKADTPSTAAQGFGNVVHVLADEVASGRTPADLAVLMERLDSVWDALAFDAPWKSRQEKDNARAALERFLRWHTTDRGGREAVATEHEFDVTLEAGDVAVRIRGSMDRVEADPQGRAYVVDFKTGKASPTKAEVDRHPQLAVYQLAVREGAVDEVFDGLRPASGGAELVQLRQAAPKKEGGDAVPKIQAQQPLDGEWVGDLLATAAGRVLDERFAPAAGRHCDHCSFRSSCTARPEGRQTVE